The following coding sequences are from one Musa acuminata AAA Group cultivar baxijiao chromosome BXJ2-4, Cavendish_Baxijiao_AAA, whole genome shotgun sequence window:
- the LOC135609046 gene encoding uncharacterized protein LOC135609046: MMADLRRRPPTTGLEKAIWVSKIGFFLLGILSTGVATRLAVPPAAGVLASALPRFWASLCSWLVPPYLFVVIHLIILVIWKLSDQKQQLREEKPPVGVGDVKAKTFVPPSAAPPPGEPLAESWHEVLPSPKTAPELVVSSGAGEPSDPPTEEKPAASSSFGINTSTEPSRETSDVSDELETAAAAASENAVDIDSMDATWKAIMKKSPSRGWEKPGGREPRPSEKVAIRWREPSATGRDELNRRFDDFIRKNYDQIRLQRHESNQRRLEMSTAGLH; encoded by the coding sequence ATGATGGCGGATCTGAGGAGGAGACCACCGACGACTGGACTTGAGAAAGCGATATGGGTCTCCAAGATCGGGTTTTTCCTTCTGGGAATCCTTTCTACTGGCGTCGCGACGCGGCTCGCTGTCCCCCCCGCCGCCGGAGTCCTCGCCTCTGCCCTCCCCCGCTTCTGGGCCTCTCTCTGCTCCTGGCTTGTGCCACCTTATCTCTTCGTTGTCATCCATCTCATCATCCTCGTCATCTGGAAACTCTCCGACCAGAAGCAGCAGCTGCGGGAGGAAAAGCCGCCGGTGGGCGTGGGTGACGTAAAGGCCAAAACTTTCGTGCCTCCTTCCGCTGCGCCTCCCCCTGGGGAACCTTTGGCCGAGTCATGGCACGAGGTCCTGCCATCGCCGAAGACGGCGCCGGAACTAGTGGTAAGTTCCGGCGCTGGGGAGCCGTCTGACCCGCCCACAGAGGAGAAGCCCGCTGCTTCATCTTCCTTTGGGATCAACACAAGCACTGAACCATCTAGAGAAACTAGTGACGTGTCAGACGAGTTGGagacagcggcggcggcggcctcaGAGAACGCGGTAGACATCGACTCCATGGACGCCACGTGGAAGGCGATCATGAAGAAGTCGCCCTCCCGAGGTTGGGAGAAGCCGGGCGGCCGGGAACCGAGGCCATCGGAAAAGGTCGCGATAAGGTGGAGGGAACCGTCGGCGACGGGCCGCGACGAGCTGAACCGCCGCTTCGACGACTTCATAAGGAAGAACTACGACCAGATCCGCCTTCAGAGACACGAGTCGAACCAGAGGAGGTTAGAGATGTCTACTGCGGGACTCCATTAA